A DNA window from Gasterosteus aculeatus chromosome 16, fGasAcu3.hap1.1, whole genome shotgun sequence contains the following coding sequences:
- the LOC120833947 gene encoding OX-2 membrane glycoprotein isoform X4: MMMQSCYRKGLQVCLLLLMVERLQGRVTAPERLEAPVEKPFTLTCSVSRERGELLRQVRWLDVKNQTLLTYQPGNGESVSGQQHVELASSPKDSSAITIRRVGFRDEGCYTCIFDMNPSGSKQGLTCLTVTAQVTVESNKTAVSGKKASLSCSYGLPEKVQQITWKHTSAKGDSTEVASFAKRSDPMIEPSFQGRVWLSASLSDSQLTIQPVSVQDEGCYTCLYNTHSDGPKMSTVCLVTYVLPKPQVSYKTTSPGVIEANCTSVSRPPAEIVWNVERDNRTVGPPVTTLLPQGDGTTLVISTLTVQSGLLKDVSIKCLVHHKGLESPIAVSMNTKIGTALTILISVTTAASLLVMSLCFCLWKCFLHKEAD, from the exons atgatgatgcaGTCCTGCTATAGGAAAGGTCTGCAGGTGTGTTTGCTCCTGCTGATGGTGGAAAGACTCCAGG GCAGGGTAACGGCGCCGGAGCGTTTGGAAGCTCCCGTGGAGAAGCCCTTCACGCTCACTTGCAGTGTCTCGAGGGAACGAGGTGAGCTTCTGAGGCAGGTGCGCTGGCTGGATGTCAAAAACCAGACCCTGCTGACCTACCAACCCGGCAACGGAGAGAGCGTGAGCGGACAGCAGCATGTGGAGCTCGCCTCCTCCCCCAAAGACTCCTCGGCCATCACCATCCGCAGGGTGGGTTTCCGTGATGAAGGCTGCTACACCTGCATCTTTGACATGAATCCTTCTGGGTCAAAGCAGGGACTGACGTGCCTCACTGTTACCG cTCAAGTCACGGTCGAAAGTAACAAGACAGCGGTGAGCGGCAAGAAGGCCTCGCTGTCGTGCTCCTACGGTTTGCCTGAGAAGGTCCAACAGATCACGTGGAAACACACGTCAGCAAAAGGTGACTCCACGGAGGTGGCTTCCTTCGCGAAGCGGAGCGACCCCATGATAGAGCCATCGTTCCAGGGAAGAGTCTGGCTGAGTGCCTCCCTGTCAGATAGTCAGCTCACCATCCAGCCCGTCTCCGTCCAGGACGAGGGCTGCTACACCTGCCTGTACAACACACATTCGGACGGGCCCAAGATGTCCACAGTTTGCCTCGTCACCTACG TGCTGCCCAAACCTCAGGTGAGCTACAAGACCACCTCTCCTGGTGTGATCGAAGCCAACTGCACCTCAGTGTCGCGGCCTCCAGCAGAGATTGTGTGGAACGTGGAGCGGGATAACCGCACCGTGGGCCCCCCCGTGACGACGCTGCTCCCGCAGGGCGACGGGACCACTCTGGTCATCAGTACGTTGACCGTCCAATCAGGGCTGCTGAAAGACGTGTCCATCAAATGCTTGGTGCACCACAAAGGGCTCGAGTCGCCGATCGCTGTATCCATGAACACTAAAA TTGGGACGGCTCTCACCATCTTGATCTCTGTCACTACGGCGGCTTCCCTGCTGGTCATGTCCCTCTGCTTCTGCCTTTGGAAGTGTTTCTTGCACAAAGAAG CTGATTAA
- the pdzk1 gene encoding Na(+)/H(+) exchange regulatory cofactor NHE-RF3: MAGYKPKVISLTKRPGHSFGFYLRVEHAVEGHLIRCLEMGGPAELSGMKDGDRVLQVNGTPVDELTHSEVVDMIRNSGASVTFHTLDEASYMEAKAAGVNLSDRRSTPVANGSAKQPLKPKLCYLVKSSSGYGFSIRSAKNEDGLFMTEVIPGGVADRAGVRANDRLLEINGENVEGSTHDQVVAKMKLAGSSIMLLLADEETHRHYKNRQEKIAAWFATAQHLPHKPRIIEMTRGSDGYGFLLEQEKNRKGHFMKDIERGSPADRAGLQEMDRLVAVDGEEVQSCSHEQVVDKMRQRGNACRLLVVDKVTDQMYKLGGVSPMVFLGEMKDSNPPPSYIEALNLPSPAQQATPEQSRQEELKPKLCKMEKDSSGYGFHLNSLQGVFGHYIKEVVKGGAADTAGLQDDDIVVEVDGVNVEERSHEEAVAIIRGSGSSLEMLVADKSVYDHFKAKGVTITRLLLGQTSYAQVHTADTHEEHGEREEARPQTPTEPARERTTSTSSEDSSDERL, encoded by the exons ATGGCCGGGTACAAGCCAAAGGTGATTTCTCTAACCAAGAGGCCGGGTCATTCGTTTGGCTTCTACTTGAGGGTGGAGCATGCTGTGGAGGGTCACCTGATCCGCTGCCTGGAAATGGGAGGTCCAGCTGAGCTGTCCGGCATGAAGGATGGAGACCGCGTTCTGCAGGTCAACGGAACGCCTGTTGATGAACTTACCCATTCGGAA GTGGTGGACATGATCAGGAACAGCGGAGCATCGGTTACATTTCACACCCTGGATGAAGCCTCCTACATGGAGGCCAAAGCAGCCGGAGTGAACCTGTCCGATCGTCGGAGCACTCCGGTTGCCAACGGTTCGGCCAAACAGCCTCTGAAACCCAAACTCTGCTACCTGGTGAAGTCCAGCTCAGGCTACGGGTTTTCCATTCGCTCAGCCAAAA ATGAGGACGGTTTGTTCATGACCGAGGTGATCCCAGGAGGTGTCGCCGACAGGGCCGGGGTCCGTGCCAACGACCGCCTGCTGGAGATCAACGGAGAGAACGTAGAAGGCTCCACGCACGATCAGGTGGTGGCCAAGATGAAGCTGGCCGGCAGCAGCATCATGCTCCTGCTGGCTGACGAGGAGACGCACAGGCACTACAAGAACCGCCAGGAGAAGATCGCAGCGTGGTTTGCCACCGCGCAGCATCTCCCGCACAAGCCGCGCATCATCGAAATGACCAGAGGCTCCGATGGCTATGGCTTCCTGCTCGAGCAGGAGAAGAACCGGAAAG GCCACTTCATGAAGGACATAGAGCGAGGCAGCCCGGCGGACAGAGCGGGTCTGCAGGAGATGGACAGACTGGTAGCCGTGGATGGCGAGGAGGTTCAAAGCTGCAGCCACGAGCAGGTGGTGGACAAGATGAGGCAGAGGGGAAACGCATGCCGCCTCCTGGTGGTGGACAAAGTCACGGACCAAATGTATAAGCTG GGAGGAGTGTCTCCCATGGTCTTCTTGGGGGAGATGAAAGATTCCAACCCACCGCCTAGCTACATAGAAGCCCTCAATTTACCTTCTCCCGCCCAACAAGCCACACCTGAACAAAGTAGGCAGGAGGAGCTAAAGCCCAAACTGTGCAAGATGGAGAAGGACTCCAGTGGCTATGGCTTTCACCTGAACAGCCTCCAGGGGGTATTTGGACATTACATCAAGGAG GTGGTGAAAGGTGGAGCAGCTGACACGGCGGGTCTGCAGGACGACGAcattgtggtggaggtggacggggTGAAcgtggaggagaggagccaCGAGGAGGCGGTGGCCATCATCCGCGGCAGCGGCAGCTCGCTGGAGATGCTGGTGGCTGACAAGAGCGTCTACGACCACTTCAAAGCCAAAGGAGTGACCATCACGCGCCTGCTCCTCGGACAGACCTCTTATGCTCAGGTCCACACTGCAGACACCCACGAGGAACACGGGGAACGCGAGGAGGCCAGACCCCAAACCCCAACGGAACCagcgagagagagg aCCACATCAACTTCATCTGAAGACAGTTCTGACGAGAGACTCTGA
- the LOC120833947 gene encoding OX-2 membrane glycoprotein isoform X3, translated as MKKMMMQSCYRKGLQVCLLLLMVERLQGRVTAPERLEAPVEKPFTLTCSVSRERGELLRQVRWLDVKNQTLLTYQPGNGESVSGQQHVELASSPKDSSAITIRRVGFRDEGCYTCIFDMNPSGSKQGLTCLTVTAQVTVESNKTAVSGKKASLSCSYGLPEKVQQITWKHTSAKGDSTEVASFAKRSDPMIEPSFQGRVWLSASLSDSQLTIQPVSVQDEGCYTCLYNTHSDGPKMSTVCLVTYVLPKPQVSYKTTSPGVIEANCTSVSRPPAEIVWNVERDNRTVGPPVTTLLPQGDGTTLVISTLTVQSGLLKDVSIKCLVHHKGLESPIAVSMNTKIGTALTILISVTTAASLLVMSLCFCLWKCFLHKEAD; from the exons atgaagaagatgatgatgcaGTCCTGCTATAGGAAAGGTCTGCAGGTGTGTTTGCTCCTGCTGATGGTGGAAAGACTCCAGG GCAGGGTAACGGCGCCGGAGCGTTTGGAAGCTCCCGTGGAGAAGCCCTTCACGCTCACTTGCAGTGTCTCGAGGGAACGAGGTGAGCTTCTGAGGCAGGTGCGCTGGCTGGATGTCAAAAACCAGACCCTGCTGACCTACCAACCCGGCAACGGAGAGAGCGTGAGCGGACAGCAGCATGTGGAGCTCGCCTCCTCCCCCAAAGACTCCTCGGCCATCACCATCCGCAGGGTGGGTTTCCGTGATGAAGGCTGCTACACCTGCATCTTTGACATGAATCCTTCTGGGTCAAAGCAGGGACTGACGTGCCTCACTGTTACCG cTCAAGTCACGGTCGAAAGTAACAAGACAGCGGTGAGCGGCAAGAAGGCCTCGCTGTCGTGCTCCTACGGTTTGCCTGAGAAGGTCCAACAGATCACGTGGAAACACACGTCAGCAAAAGGTGACTCCACGGAGGTGGCTTCCTTCGCGAAGCGGAGCGACCCCATGATAGAGCCATCGTTCCAGGGAAGAGTCTGGCTGAGTGCCTCCCTGTCAGATAGTCAGCTCACCATCCAGCCCGTCTCCGTCCAGGACGAGGGCTGCTACACCTGCCTGTACAACACACATTCGGACGGGCCCAAGATGTCCACAGTTTGCCTCGTCACCTACG TGCTGCCCAAACCTCAGGTGAGCTACAAGACCACCTCTCCTGGTGTGATCGAAGCCAACTGCACCTCAGTGTCGCGGCCTCCAGCAGAGATTGTGTGGAACGTGGAGCGGGATAACCGCACCGTGGGCCCCCCCGTGACGACGCTGCTCCCGCAGGGCGACGGGACCACTCTGGTCATCAGTACGTTGACCGTCCAATCAGGGCTGCTGAAAGACGTGTCCATCAAATGCTTGGTGCACCACAAAGGGCTCGAGTCGCCGATCGCTGTATCCATGAACACTAAAA TTGGGACGGCTCTCACCATCTTGATCTCTGTCACTACGGCGGCTTCCCTGCTGGTCATGTCCCTCTGCTTCTGCCTTTGGAAGTGTTTCTTGCACAAAGAAG CTGATTAA
- the LOC120833946 gene encoding Golgi pH regulator, whose product MSFLVDSIIMFTSQVLFFGFGWLFFMRQLFKDYEVRQYIVQVVFSITFAFSCTMFELIIFEILGALSSNSRYFHWKLNLYVILLVLIFVVPFYIGYFVVSNIRLLQRQKLLFACMVWFTFMYFFWKLGDPFPILSPKHGILSIEQLISRVGVIGVTLMALLSGFGAVNCPYTYMSYFLRNVTDSDILALERRLLQTMDMIVSKKKRIAMTRRQMYQRGEDQNKQTGLWGMIKSVTSTQTGSENLSLIQQEVDALEELSRQLFLETVELQATKERIEYSKTFQGKYFNFLGYFFSIYCVWKIFMATINIVFDRVGKTDPVTRGIEITVNYLGIQFDVKFWSQHISFILVGIIIVTSIRGLLITLTKFFYAISSNKSSNVIVLVLAQIMGMYFVSSVLLMRMSMPLEYRSIVTEVLGELQFNFYHRWFDVIFLVSALSSILFLYLAHKQAPEKQMAL is encoded by the exons ATGTCGTTCCTGGTGGACTCGATCATCATGTTCACCTCGCAG GTGCTGTTCTTTGGATTCGGCTGGTTGTTCTTTATGCGGCAGCTGTTCAAAGATTATGAG GTGCGGCAGTATATTGTCCAGGTggttttctccatcacttttgCTTTTTCATGTACCATGTTTGAGCTCATCATCTTTGAGATCCTGGGTGCTCTGAGTAGCAA TTCGAGGTATTTCCACTGGAAGCTGAATCTGTATGTGATTCTGCTGGTCTTGATATTTGTGGTGCCTTTCTACATCGGATACTTTGTTGTCAGCAACATACGCCTGT TGCAGAGACAGAAACTTCTGTTTGCTTGTATGGTGTGGTTTACCTTCATGTATTTCTTCTGGAAGTTGGGCGACCCGTTCCCCATCCTGAGTCCGAAACATG GCATCCTGTCCATCGAGCAGCTCATCAGTCGTGTCGGTGTGATCGGAGTCACCCTCATGGCTTTGTTGTCTGGTTTCGGTGCTGTCAACTGTCCCTACACGTACATGTCCTATTTCCTTAG GAATGTAACCGACAGCGACATCCTTGCTCTGGAGAGGCGGCTGCTCCAGACTATGGACATGATTGTCAGCAAGAAGAAACG aATTGCCATGACACGAAGGCAGATGTACCAGCGTGGGGAGGACCAGAACAAACAGACAGGATTGTGGGGCATGATCAAGAGTGTTACCTCTACACAAACAGGCAGTGAAA ATCTGTCTCTTATCCAGCAGGAGGTTGATGCTCTAGAGGAGCTGAGTCGGCAACTCTTTCTCGAGACGGTGGAACTGCAAGCCACTAAG GAGCGAATCGAGTACTCGAAGACATTCCAGGGCAAATACTTCAATTTCCTCGGCTACTTCTTTTCCATCTATTGTGTTTGGAAGATCTTCATG GCCACAATAAACATTGTGTTTGATCGAGTTGGAAAGACGGATCCAGTGACGAGGGGTATTGAAATCACAGTGAACTACTTGGGCATCCAGTTTGAT GTAAAGTTTTGGTCCCAACACATCTCTTTCATCTTGGTGGGGATAATAATCGTTACATCCATTCGTGGCTTACTCATCACCCTCACTAAG TTCTTCTATGCAATATCAAGCAACAAGTCCTCTAATGTCATCGTGCTTGTCCTTGCGCAGATCATG GGGATGTATTTTGTCTCCTCTGTATTGCTGATGCGTATGAGCATGCCGCTGGAGTATCGCTCCATCGTGACCGAGGTTCTGGGAGAGCTGCAGTTCAACTTCTACCACCGTTGGTTCGACGTCATCTTCCTGGTCAGTGCCTTGTCCAGCATCCTCTTCCTTTATCTTGCCCACAAGCAGGCACCAGAGAAACAAATGGCCCTCTGA
- the LOC120833947 gene encoding OX-2 membrane glycoprotein isoform X1, translated as MKKMMMQSCYRKGLQVCLLLLMVERLQGRVTAPERLEAPVEKPFTLTCSVSRERGELLRQVRWLDVKNQTLLTYQPGNGESVSGQQHVELASSPKDSSAITIRRVGFRDEGCYTCIFDMNPSGSKQGLTCLTVTAQVTVESNKTAVSGKKASLSCSYGLPEKVQQITWKHTSAKGDSTEVASFAKRSDPMIEPSFQGRVWLSASLSDSQLTIQPVSVQDEGCYTCLYNTHSDGPKMSTVCLVTYVLPKPQVSYKTTSPGVIEANCTSVSRPPAEIVWNVERDNRTVGPPVTTLLPQGDGTTLVISTLTVQSGLLKDVSIKCLVHHKGLESPIAVSMNTKIGTALTILISVTTAASLLVMSLCFCLWKCFLHKEDPMRRLKPTTN; from the exons atgaagaagatgatgatgcaGTCCTGCTATAGGAAAGGTCTGCAGGTGTGTTTGCTCCTGCTGATGGTGGAAAGACTCCAGG GCAGGGTAACGGCGCCGGAGCGTTTGGAAGCTCCCGTGGAGAAGCCCTTCACGCTCACTTGCAGTGTCTCGAGGGAACGAGGTGAGCTTCTGAGGCAGGTGCGCTGGCTGGATGTCAAAAACCAGACCCTGCTGACCTACCAACCCGGCAACGGAGAGAGCGTGAGCGGACAGCAGCATGTGGAGCTCGCCTCCTCCCCCAAAGACTCCTCGGCCATCACCATCCGCAGGGTGGGTTTCCGTGATGAAGGCTGCTACACCTGCATCTTTGACATGAATCCTTCTGGGTCAAAGCAGGGACTGACGTGCCTCACTGTTACCG cTCAAGTCACGGTCGAAAGTAACAAGACAGCGGTGAGCGGCAAGAAGGCCTCGCTGTCGTGCTCCTACGGTTTGCCTGAGAAGGTCCAACAGATCACGTGGAAACACACGTCAGCAAAAGGTGACTCCACGGAGGTGGCTTCCTTCGCGAAGCGGAGCGACCCCATGATAGAGCCATCGTTCCAGGGAAGAGTCTGGCTGAGTGCCTCCCTGTCAGATAGTCAGCTCACCATCCAGCCCGTCTCCGTCCAGGACGAGGGCTGCTACACCTGCCTGTACAACACACATTCGGACGGGCCCAAGATGTCCACAGTTTGCCTCGTCACCTACG TGCTGCCCAAACCTCAGGTGAGCTACAAGACCACCTCTCCTGGTGTGATCGAAGCCAACTGCACCTCAGTGTCGCGGCCTCCAGCAGAGATTGTGTGGAACGTGGAGCGGGATAACCGCACCGTGGGCCCCCCCGTGACGACGCTGCTCCCGCAGGGCGACGGGACCACTCTGGTCATCAGTACGTTGACCGTCCAATCAGGGCTGCTGAAAGACGTGTCCATCAAATGCTTGGTGCACCACAAAGGGCTCGAGTCGCCGATCGCTGTATCCATGAACACTAAAA TTGGGACGGCTCTCACCATCTTGATCTCTGTCACTACGGCGGCTTCCCTGCTGGTCATGTCCCTCTGCTTCTGCCTTTGGAAGTGTTTCTTGCACAAAGAAG ATCCGATGAGAAGACTAAAACCAACAACGAACTGA
- the LOC120833947 gene encoding OX-2 membrane glycoprotein isoform X2, whose product MMMQSCYRKGLQVCLLLLMVERLQGRVTAPERLEAPVEKPFTLTCSVSRERGELLRQVRWLDVKNQTLLTYQPGNGESVSGQQHVELASSPKDSSAITIRRVGFRDEGCYTCIFDMNPSGSKQGLTCLTVTAQVTVESNKTAVSGKKASLSCSYGLPEKVQQITWKHTSAKGDSTEVASFAKRSDPMIEPSFQGRVWLSASLSDSQLTIQPVSVQDEGCYTCLYNTHSDGPKMSTVCLVTYVLPKPQVSYKTTSPGVIEANCTSVSRPPAEIVWNVERDNRTVGPPVTTLLPQGDGTTLVISTLTVQSGLLKDVSIKCLVHHKGLESPIAVSMNTKIGTALTILISVTTAASLLVMSLCFCLWKCFLHKEDPMRRLKPTTN is encoded by the exons atgatgatgcaGTCCTGCTATAGGAAAGGTCTGCAGGTGTGTTTGCTCCTGCTGATGGTGGAAAGACTCCAGG GCAGGGTAACGGCGCCGGAGCGTTTGGAAGCTCCCGTGGAGAAGCCCTTCACGCTCACTTGCAGTGTCTCGAGGGAACGAGGTGAGCTTCTGAGGCAGGTGCGCTGGCTGGATGTCAAAAACCAGACCCTGCTGACCTACCAACCCGGCAACGGAGAGAGCGTGAGCGGACAGCAGCATGTGGAGCTCGCCTCCTCCCCCAAAGACTCCTCGGCCATCACCATCCGCAGGGTGGGTTTCCGTGATGAAGGCTGCTACACCTGCATCTTTGACATGAATCCTTCTGGGTCAAAGCAGGGACTGACGTGCCTCACTGTTACCG cTCAAGTCACGGTCGAAAGTAACAAGACAGCGGTGAGCGGCAAGAAGGCCTCGCTGTCGTGCTCCTACGGTTTGCCTGAGAAGGTCCAACAGATCACGTGGAAACACACGTCAGCAAAAGGTGACTCCACGGAGGTGGCTTCCTTCGCGAAGCGGAGCGACCCCATGATAGAGCCATCGTTCCAGGGAAGAGTCTGGCTGAGTGCCTCCCTGTCAGATAGTCAGCTCACCATCCAGCCCGTCTCCGTCCAGGACGAGGGCTGCTACACCTGCCTGTACAACACACATTCGGACGGGCCCAAGATGTCCACAGTTTGCCTCGTCACCTACG TGCTGCCCAAACCTCAGGTGAGCTACAAGACCACCTCTCCTGGTGTGATCGAAGCCAACTGCACCTCAGTGTCGCGGCCTCCAGCAGAGATTGTGTGGAACGTGGAGCGGGATAACCGCACCGTGGGCCCCCCCGTGACGACGCTGCTCCCGCAGGGCGACGGGACCACTCTGGTCATCAGTACGTTGACCGTCCAATCAGGGCTGCTGAAAGACGTGTCCATCAAATGCTTGGTGCACCACAAAGGGCTCGAGTCGCCGATCGCTGTATCCATGAACACTAAAA TTGGGACGGCTCTCACCATCTTGATCTCTGTCACTACGGCGGCTTCCCTGCTGGTCATGTCCCTCTGCTTCTGCCTTTGGAAGTGTTTCTTGCACAAAGAAG ATCCGATGAGAAGACTAAAACCAACAACGAACTGA